Genomic segment of Betaproteobacteria bacterium:
CGAATCGTCGTCCGTGCCGAAAGGAAGCTCGATGCCGCGCGCGGCGAGGAACGATTGCACGCCGTCATAGCGCGGCTTGCCGTCGACATAGCGACGATAATCGGCGTCGATATCGAACGGCGCGAACGTCTGCCCGGTATCACGACCGTAGTCTTCCAGGAACGCGTCGAACAGCTGCTTCCAGGCCGCCGCATGCACACGCGCGGTCTGCGTCAGCACGCCGTCCAGGTCGAACAGGACTGCGTCGTAATCGCGCGGCGACAGCGTGACGGTCTGGCCGGTGCTGCTCACGCGGGTGCGAAGGGTCTCAGTCACTGGCTGCGGTGAGGCGGTCGATTTCTTCCGGCGCCAGCGTGAGCTCGGTCGCGCGCACGAGGCTCTCGAGCTGCTCGATGCTGGTCGCGCTGGCGATCGGCGCGGTCACGCCTTTTCGTGCGATCAGCCAGGCGAGCGCCACTTCGGCCGGTTTGGCTGCGTGTGCCCGCGCCACCTCGTCGAGCGCGGCAAGGATGCGAACGCCGCGTGCATCGAGATGGCGCCGCACGCCCGCGCCGCGCACGCTCAGATTTAGATCGGCGCTCGAGCGATACTTCCCGGAGAGAAATCCGGAAGCCAGACTGTAGTAGGTAATGACTCCTATCCCTTCGGCGATACACAGATCGCGCAGCGCTCCCTCGTAGCCGCTTCGATCGTACAGGTTGTATTCGGGCTGCTGCACTTCGAACCGGGGTAGGCCCTGGCCCGCGGCGACATCGAGCGCCTGACGCAGTTGCGCGGCCGAGTCGTTGGACGAGCCGATCACGCGCACCTTCCCCTGCCGCATGAGCTGCTCGAATGCGCGCAAGGTCTCGTCGATCGGCGTGCGTGGATCGGGCTTGTGGGCGAGGTAGACGTCGATGCGGTCGGTGCGCAAGCGCTTGAGCGATGCTTCCGCCGCCTCGAGCACGCGCTTGCCGGCCAGTCCCTTGTCGGAGCCCGCCTTGGTGATGATGACGACCTGGTCCCTGCGCCGTGGCGAGGCGGCTAGCCATTCGCCGATGATCGTTTCGGACTCGCCGCCCTGATTGCCCGGGACCCAGCGCGAATACACGTCGGCGGTATCGATGGCATCGAGGCCCGCTGCGACGAAGCGATCGAGCAGTGCATGCGAGGTCGCCTTGTCCGCCGTCCAGCCGAAGACGTTGCCGCCGAAAACCAGCGGCGCGATCTCGATGCCGCTGCGGCCGAGAGGTCGTCTGTTCATGACAATTCCTTCCTGCAATTCGATGCGCAACAAGTTTTCGGAGCAGGCACATCGTATGCCCGAGGCCGCGGTTTCATTCCTGCCGATGGATGCTTGCCTTGGGTTTATCATCGATCGCGCGCTTCCTGTAAAGGGTCGGAGTCGATCATGCCGGAGTTCGATGCGCTTCTTTTGGCCCGCATCCAGTTCGCGTTCACGATCTCGTTCCACATCATTTTTCCGGCGCTGACGATCGGGCTGGCGAGCTACCTAGCCGTGCTCGAAGGCCGCTGGCTCGTCACGAAGAACGAGGTCTACCGCGACCTCTATCACTTCTGGCTCAAGATCTTCGCCGTGGCGTTCGGCATGGGGGTCGTGTCGGGCATCGTGATGGCATACCAGTTCGGCACCAACTGGAGCGAATTCTCGCGCGTCGCCGGCGGCATCGTCGGGCCGCTGCTCGCATACGAAGTGCTGACGGCATTCTTTCTCGAAGCGGGATTTCTCGGTGTGATGCTGTTCGGCTGGAACCGGGTCGGTCCGGGGCTGCACTTTCTGGCGACCGTCATGGTGGCGCTGGGATCGGTCGTGTCCGCGTTCTGGATCCTCGCCTCGAACAGCTGGATGCACACGCCGCAGGGCCACGCGATCGTCGACGGCGTGGTCGTTCCGGTCGACTGGCTGCAAGTGATCTTCAATCCTTCGTTCCCGTTCCGGTTCACGCACATGGTGACCGCGGCCTATCTCGCCACGGCGCTCGTCGTCGGCGCAGCCGCGGCCTGGCACCTGCTCAGAGGCGACGACACCGCGCCGGTGCGAAAGATGTTCTCCATGGCGATGTGGATGATCTTCTGCACCGCCCCCATTCAGGCTGTGATCGGCGACTTCCACGGCCTCAACACGCTCGAGCATCAGCCGGCCAAGCTCGCGGCGATCGAGGGCCACTGGCAGAACCGGCCCGGGGAAGGGGTGCCGCTCATCCTCGTCGGCTGGCCGGACATGGCGCGCGAGCAGACACGCTTCGCGCTGGAGGTACCCAATCTGGGAAGTCTCATCCTCACGCACACCTGGGACGGACAATTCCCCGGGCTGAAGGAATTTCCCCCCGAGGATCGTCCCAACTCGACCATCGTGTTCTGGACCTTCCGCGTGATGGTCGGGCTGGGGGTGCTCATGATCACGCTCGGCCTGTGGAGCGTTTGCCTCCGCCGGGGCGGGCGGCTGTATCGCTCACGCGCGTTCCTGCGCTTTGCGACATGGATGGGAAGCGCCGGGCTCGTCGCCATCCTCGCCGGCTGGTTCACCACCGAGATCGGGCGCCAGCCGTGGCTGGTGTACGGCATGATGCGCACGGCCCAGGGTGTATCGGCACACGGCGCCGGTCAGGTCGGCCTGACGCTCGCCTTGTTCGTCATCGTTTATTTCGTCGTGTTTGGCGCCGGGACGATCTACGCGCTCCGGCTCATCCGGCATGGGCCTAAATTGCACGAGGGCGAGACGCCGGTACTGGGCGGGCCGGGCCAGCCGCGTCAGGCCATGCGGCCGCTCTCAGCGGCCGCTGCAGACCCCGATGCGCCATCGTCGCGCGATCCCGGCATGGAGACTACGTGATGGACCTGCTGCCGCTGCTGTGGGCGATCGTCATCCTGTTCGGCATCATGATGTACGTCGTCATGGACGGTTTCGATCTCGGTATCGGAATCCTCTTTCCGTTCTTCCCGGAGAAGGCGGATCGCGACGTGATGATGAATACGGTTGCGCCGATCTGGGACGGTAACGAGACCTGGCTCGTGCTCGGCGGCGCGGGCCTGCTCGCAGCCTTCCCGCTCGCGTACTCGGTGATCCTGAGCGCGTTCTATCTGCCGCTCATCCTCATGCTGATCGGATTGATCTTCCGCGGCGTGGCGTTCGAGTTCCGCTTCAAGGCCCGGCCCGGCCGGCGGCGCGCATGGGACAAGTCGTTCGCCGCCGGCTCGTTCGTCGCCGCCTTCTTCCAGGGCGTCACGCTGGGCGGCTTCGTGCAGGGCGTGCCGGTGCGCGACAACGCCTATGCCGGCGGGGCGTTCGACTGGATCACGCCTTTCGCGGTGTTCAGCGGATTCGGCCTGTGCGTGGCGTACGCGCTGCTGGGCGCGACCTGGCTCGTGATGAAGACCGAAGGGCCGCTGCAGGCGCAGATGCGATCGATCGCGCGCTATCTCGTTTGGGCGCTGCTCGCGTTCATCGGCGGCATCAGCATCTGGACCCCGCTCATCGAGGCATCGATCGCCCAGCGCTGGTTCGCCTTTCCCAACCTGTTGTGGCTCTCGCCCGTGCCGCTGCTGGTGGCGGCGACGACCTGGCTGCTGCTGCGCGAGCTGCGGCGCGACGCGCACGCCAGCCCGTTCGTGCTCACGCTCGGCATGATCTTTCTCGGCTACCTCGGGCTCGGCATCAGCATCTGGCCGAACGTGATTCCCTACCAGGTCTCGATCTGGGATGCGGCCGGGCCGCGGCTCAGCATGGGCTTCGCCCTGATCGGCACCTTGTTCATCGTTCCGATCATCCTCTTCTACACCGCCTGGAGTTATTGGGTGTTCCGCGGCAAGGTGCGCCCCGGCGAGGGCTATCACTAAATGGTCACTAAATGGGGACGCACACAATTTCTTGCGATGCGAAAAAAAGTGTGCGTCCCCATTTCCCCGATCTGGCGGCAACGCGTCGCCTGGCTCGTCGGGCTGTGGCTCGCCGGGGTGGCAGTGCTCGGCCTGATCGCCTTGCTGCTGCGGATTGTCATGCGCCTTGCCGGGCTGTCTTCCTGAGCGCCGAAGCCGCGCGCTTGTCCGGCCGAGCCGCGGCGCGGCGCCCTTTAACGTGCGCGGCGATGAGCAGCCGCGCCGCCCTGCGCATGCCGAGTTGGCCGTGCTCGTCGAGCAGCCACAGGCGCAGCAGCCCGGCCAGGAACACGAGCGTATCGAGCGCAGCGAGCCGAGGCCTCAAGCCGTTCAAGCCCGCACCCTGGCGCTGGGCCTGGCGGTAAACGCGCGTGAGCGCATTGCACAGCCTGCGGTTCTTGCGCACGTATTCTTCCAGCTCGGAGGCGAGCTCGCCGACGTACTCGCAGCGAAACGACATGACCGCGAATACCAGGCGCGTGTGCTCGTCCTTCGCCACGGCATCGAGCAGGTCGCGCAGGAACCGATCGATCCGCTCGAGCGGCTCGGCGGCGGCAGCGTCGAGCAGGGTGAAATCGCTCTGATCGACCAGCGGCAGGGAGACATCTTCGCGGATCGCGCGCAGCAGTGCCTGCTTGCCGGAGAAATGCCAGTAGATCGCGCCGCGCGTTACGCGGGCCGCGCGCGCCACCTGCTCCAGCGTCGTGCGCGCGATGCCGCGCCGGTGAAAGGTGCGCAGCGCCGCCTGCATGATCCGGCGGCGGGTCTGCTCCGCCTCTTCCTTGGTTCGACGCATGCTGCTGGTGATCCTGTACCGATGGAAATTTACCTACATTCGAGATTGTATATAATGCCCCGCTTGTCGGTCCATACCCACCTTTCAACGATGAAGCATCGCGAGTCCCGCTGCATGCATGCCGTTACGACCCCAACCCGCTTGCTGGCAGCCTGCGCCTTGGCTTTCGCGCTCGCCGGCTGCCAGAAGGAGCAGGAACCTGCTGCCGCCAACGCGGCCGCGGCCAATTCGCCGCCGCTGCAGGTGTCGGTGAAGCGGGTCGAGCGCGGGCGCGTGCCGATCGCCCTGGAAGCGGTCGGCCAGGCCGAGGGCTCGCGCGAGGTCGAGATTCGCGCGCGCGTCGCTGGCATCCTGGAAAAGCGCCTCTACGCCGAAGGCCAGCCGGTGAAAGCGGGGCAGACGCTGTTCGTCATCGATCGCGCGCAATACGAGATCGCGCTCGCACAGGCGCAAGCGGCCCTAGCGCTCGAGCGCGCGCGGCAGGAGCAGGCCCGGCGCGAGGCGGATCGTCTGAAGTCGCTTGCCGACAATCGCGCCATCAGCCAGCGCGAGTACGACGACGCGGTGTCGACCCTCAAGCAATCCACCGCCGCGATCGAAGGCGCGCAGGCCCGCATCGCCGAGGTCAAGCTCAATCTTTCCTATACCAACGTGACCGCACCGATCCGCGGCATCACCAACCGCGCGGTGCGCTCCGAAGGCAGTCTCGTGGCGGCGAATACCGATCTGCTCACCACCATCACCCAGGTCGATCCGATCTGGGTGCGATTCTCGTTGGCGGCAGCCGACTTCGAGCGCATCCGCGGCCACCAACGGCGCGCGCAGGTGCACCTGCTCGATCGGCAAGGCGCGGTGGTCGCCAGCAACGGACGGCTCAATTTTGCCGCCTCCAGCGTCGATCCCAAGCTCGGCACGGTGCAACTGCGCGCGGAATTCCGCAATGCCGACCGGCGCTGGCTGCCCGGCCAGTTCGTCCCGGTGCGGATCCTCGCAGGCGAGCAGGAAGCGTTTCTCGTACCGCAGGCCGCGGTGGTGCAAAACGAGCAGACGAAGATGGTCTGGGTGATCGGCCCTGAAGGCAAGGCGACAACCAAACCGATCGACACCGGCAACTGGCTCGGCGCCGACTGGATCGTGACCGGGGGTCTTGAGCCCGGCGATGCCGTCATCGTCGACAATCTGATCAAACTGCGCCCGGGAATACCGGTCCAGGCACGCGCCGCCGATGCAACCGCGCCGGCCGGCGCACCGGCTGCAACGCCTGCCGAAAAATCGTCCGAAGGCGCGGGCGCGCGCTAGCGAGCTTCCGCAAAATGACTGGCCGCTCGCTCCCTCACTTGCAGTGCGCGCATCGGCATGCAGGCCGATGCCGTTCGGCCGGCGCGGACCATGGTCCGCGAATTCCCGGCCTCACCCCCCAACCCCTCTCCCGAAGGGAGAGGGGAGCGTATTGCGGAAAGCGGCGTGTCAGCCACTTTCCGGATCGTCAATAGGACGCTCATGGGCAATTTCTCGCGCTTCTTCATCGAGCGGCCGATCTTCGCCAGCGTCATCGCGATCATCATTACGCTCGCGGGCGTGGTTGCGTCGCAGGTGCTTCCGGTCGCGCAGTATCCCGAGATCGCACCACCCACCGTCACCATCAGCGCCACGTATCCCGGCGCGAGCGCCGAGACGCTCGCCAAGACCGTCGCCGCGCCCATCGAGGAGCAGCTTTCGGGTGTGGAAAACATGGTCTACTTTACCTCGAGCGCCGCGGCCGATGGCACCATCAGCATCACTGCGACCTTCGAGGTCGGCACCGATGTCGACAAGGCGGTGTTCCAGCTGAACAACCGCGTCGAAGTGGCGCTGCCCCGTCTGCCCGAGGAAGTGCGCCGCAACGGCGTAGTCGTGCGCAAGCGCTCGAACGACATCCTGCTCGTGGTAGGGATGCTCTCGCCCAGCGGGGAGCGAGAAGCGGTCTATCTCGCCGATTATGCCACCGTCAACCTCATCGACGAGCTCAAACGCGTTCCCGGCGTGGGCGATGTGAACCTGTTCGGCTCCGGCTACGCGATGCGCATCTGGCTGCAGCCCGACAGAATGGCGCGCCTCGGCGTCACGCCGACCGACATCGCCAATGCCATCCGCGCCCAGAATCAGCAGTACGCCGCCGGCACGATCGGCGCCGAGCCCGCGCCGCCGGGCCAGGCGATCACGTATACCGTCACGGCGCGTGGCCGCCTGGTGCGGGCGGAAGAGTTCGCCAACATCGTGGTGCGCGCCGGAGGTCCCGCCGGCGTGCTGCGCATCAAGGATGTCGCACGCGTCGAGCTCGGCGCACGGACTTACGATACCGCCACCACCGTCGACGGCAAGCCGGCGGCGGGCATGGCGGTATACCTGCAGACGGGTGCGAATGCGCTCGAGGTCTCCGCCGCGGTCAAGGCGCGCATGCGCGAGCTCAGTACTGCATTCCCGACAGGCGTCGACTATCTCATTCCGTTCGACACCACGCGCGTGGTCGAGGCGTCCATCAACGAGGTGGTCGTGACGCTGGCCGAGGCGGCCGTCCTGGTGCTGCTGGTAGTCTTCATCTTCCTGCAGAGCTGGCGCGCGACCCTCATCCCGATGATCGCGGTTCCGGTATCGCTCATCGGCACCTTCGCCGGGCTGTACATGCTCGGCTTTTCGATCAATACGCTGACGCTGTTCGCGATGGTCCTCGCCGTCGGGATCGTGGTCGATGACGCCATCGTGGTGCTGGAGAACGTCGAGCGGCTCATGCGCGAGCAGCAGATGCCGGCCAAGCGTGCTGCAATAGAATCCATGCACGAAGTATCGGGTGCGGTGCTCGCCATCGTGCTCGTGCTCGCCGCGGTGTTCATCCCGGTGGCGTTTCTCGGCGGCATTGCCGGTCAGCTGTACAAGCAGTTTGCCGTGACCGTCGCGATCGCGGTGGGACTTTCGGGCCTGACAGCGCTCACCCTCACCCCGGCGCTGTGCGCGCTGCTGCTCAAGGCGGGACACCACGAATCGCGTCTGTTCCACCCGTTCAACGCGGGTTTCGCCAAGCTGACGGCGCTCTTTCTCTGGTTCGTGAACGCCGCGCTGCGGCACCGCCTGCTGGCCGGGCTCGCTTTCGCGGGTTTCGTGGCGGCGGCTGTGCTGCTCTTCGCGCGCGTTCCGGGAAGCTTCGTTCCGCCCGAGGATCAGGGCTACCTGATCAGCGCAATCAATCTTCCCGACGGCGCAACCTTGCAGCGCACGGCGGCGACCGGCGCGCGGCTGCAGCAGGAGCTTGCCAAGGAGCCGGCGGTCGATCACATCTTCGTCGTGCCGGGACGCGGCTTCATCGGCGGAGGCAACAAACCGAACACGGGCACGAGCTTCATCCTGCTCAAGGACTGGGACGAGCGCGAGAAGACCGCGCCGCAGCTCGCCGCCGATATCACGCAGATGGGACGCACATTCTCCGATGGCATGGTGCTCGGCTTCAATCCGCCGGCGATCCGGGGTCTGGGCACGGCCGGCGGGCTCGAGCTCTATGTGCAGTCGCGCGCAGGATCGGACGCGCGCGCACTTGCGCAGGTCGTGCAATCGTTCACCGCAGCGCTCTCCGAGCACCCGCAGCTGCAGAACATCAATACGTTCTATCGCCCCAGCGTGCCGCAGTTGCTCGTCGAGGTGAATCTCGAACAGGCGATGGCGCTCGGCGTTCCGGTGAACGACGTGTTCGATGCGCTTACCAGCACGATGGGCACGCTGTACGTGAACGATTTCAACATGTCCGGGCGCACGTACCGGGTGCAGTTGCAGGCCGATGCCCCGTATCGCGCGCAGCCCGACGATCTCGGCCGCGTCCACGTCCGATCGGAAACGACCGGGGAGATGATTCCGTTGAAGGCCTTTCTGCATACGACCGACGTCGTCGGCCCCGAGCAGGTCGAGCGCTACAACGGCTTCCTGGCGGCCAAGGTGCTCGGCGCGGGAAAGCCGGGCGTGAGCTCCGGCGAGGCGATCGCGGCCGTGGAGCAAGTGGCGGCGCAAGTGCTGCCCGCCGGTTACACGATGGAATGGACCGCGCAGGCCTACCAGGAAAAGCGCACGGGCGCGGCATCGATCTTTGCCTTCGGCTTTGCCATCGTCATGGTGTACCTCATCCTCGCGGCACTGTACGAGCGCTGGCGGCTGCCGGCGGCGGTGGTGCTCGCCGTTCCGTTCGCCGTCCTGGGTGCGCTCTCGCTGGTCTGGCTGCGCGGCATGGAGAACGACATCTATTTCCAGATCGGCCTGGTGGTGCTGATCGGGCTGGCGGCGAAGAACGCCATCCTGATCGTGGAATTCGCGCAGCAGGGGCTGCTCGCCGGCATGGCGCCCGTCGAGGCCGCCGTGCAGGCTGCGCGGCTGCGCTTCCGGCCGATCGTGATGACCTCGATCGCATTCGTCTTCGGCGTGCTGCCGCTTGCGATCGCCAGCGGCGCCGGCGCGGCGGCGCGCCGCTCGATGGGCACCGGCGTCGTCGGCGGCATGCTGGTCGCAACCTTCGTCGCGACCATCTTCGTGCCGCTTTTCTTCACCGTGTTCGCGCGCCGGCGCAAGATGGGCGAAGCGCCGGACAGCGAGTCCGCGCCGCAGGCGCTGCAGGAGCCGCGATGATTCGGTTGCATCGGCTCGGTCCGCATTGGTTCGCTCCGCGCCGGCTCGCTCCGCAATGGCTCGCTCCGCAACGGCTCGCTCCGCAATGGTTCGTTTCTTTGGTCGCCTTGCTCGCGGGCTGCACCATGCTCGGCCCGGATTTCCAGCGTCCACAAGTCGCCCTGCCCGATCGCTACGCCGAGGCCTCCGAAGCCGGCGGCACGCTGACGAGCGTCCCCTCCAACTGGTGGCGCTTGTACGAGGAGCCTGAGCTCGATCGGCTGGTCGACGCAGGGCTCGTGCGCAACACCGATGTGCGTCTGGCCAGCGCGCGCATCGAGGAAGCCGCCGCGGTGCTGCGCGAAGCCCAGGCCACGCTGCTGCCGCTGATCGAGGGCAACGTCGATGCCGGCCGTGCGCGCACCAGCCAGCGCACCGGCGCCGCGTCCGGCTCCGGCGGATCGAGCGCCGGGCCCGCAGTGCGAAACAATTTCCGCATTGCCGCCACGAGCTCCTTCGAGTTGGACTTCTGGGGCCGCCTGCGCCGTTTGCGCGAATCGGCCGGCGCCGATTTCCTCGCCAGCCGTTACGGCCGTGATGCTGTCATGCAAGCGTTGAGCGCGGCGATCGCGCAAACGTACTTCACCGTCCGCTCGCTCGATGCGCAACTGGTCGTGTCGAACGAGACGCTGGCGGTAGCGGACGATTCGGTCGAGATCGCTCGCGCGCGCGCGCAAGCCGGCCTGGTGTCGGACCTCGATGTGTACCAGGCGCAGGGCAATCAGGCGCAGGTCGCGGCCCAGATCAAGGATCTGCGCCGCTTGCGCGCTGCCGCCGTGCATCAGCTCGGCGTGCTGACCGGCAAGCTCGATCTGCAACCCGAGCGCAGCGACATGCGCACCCTGCCCTCGCCGCCGTTGCCGCCGGCGGGGTTACCCGCGGCGCTGCTCGAGCGCCGTCCCGATGTCCGCCAGGCGGAGGCCGTATTCGCCGCGGCAAACGCACAGATCGGTGTCGCGCGCGCGGCGCAGTTTCCGACCTTGAGCCTCACCGCCTCGCTCGGCGTGCAGAGCGCCGAGCTGGGGAATCTGCTCACGGCCAGCGCCGGCATCTG
This window contains:
- a CDS encoding efflux RND transporter periplasmic adaptor subunit, yielding MKHRESRCMHAVTTPTRLLAACALAFALAGCQKEQEPAAANAAAANSPPLQVSVKRVERGRVPIALEAVGQAEGSREVEIRARVAGILEKRLYAEGQPVKAGQTLFVIDRAQYEIALAQAQAALALERARQEQARREADRLKSLADNRAISQREYDDAVSTLKQSTAAIEGAQARIAEVKLNLSYTNVTAPIRGITNRAVRSEGSLVAANTDLLTTITQVDPIWVRFSLAAADFERIRGHQRRAQVHLLDRQGAVVASNGRLNFAASSVDPKLGTVQLRAEFRNADRRWLPGQFVPVRILAGEQEAFLVPQAAVVQNEQTKMVWVIGPEGKATTKPIDTGNWLGADWIVTGGLEPGDAVIVDNLIKLRPGIPVQARAADATAPAGAPAATPAEKSSEGAGAR
- a CDS encoding TetR family transcriptional regulator produces the protein MRRTKEEAEQTRRRIMQAALRTFHRRGIARTTLEQVARAARVTRGAIYWHFSGKQALLRAIREDVSLPLVDQSDFTLLDAAAAEPLERIDRFLRDLLDAVAKDEHTRLVFAVMSFRCEYVGELASELEEYVRKNRRLCNALTRVYRQAQRQGAGLNGLRPRLAALDTLVFLAGLLRLWLLDEHGQLGMRRAARLLIAAHVKGRRAAARPDKRAASALRKTARQGA
- a CDS encoding efflux transporter outer membrane subunit produces the protein MIRLHRLGPHWFAPRRLAPQWLAPQRLAPQWFVSLVALLAGCTMLGPDFQRPQVALPDRYAEASEAGGTLTSVPSNWWRLYEEPELDRLVDAGLVRNTDVRLASARIEEAAAVLREAQATLLPLIEGNVDAGRARTSQRTGAASGSGGSSAGPAVRNNFRIAATSSFELDFWGRLRRLRESAGADFLASRYGRDAVMQALSAAIAQTYFTVRSLDAQLVVSNETLAVADDSVEIARARAQAGLVSDLDVYQAQGNQAQVAAQIKDLRRLRAAAVHQLGVLTGKLDLQPERSDMRTLPSPPLPPAGLPAALLERRPDVRQAEAVFAAANAQIGVARAAQFPTLSLTASLGVQSAELGNLLTASAGIWSFGLGAVGPIFDAGRYAARTQQAEARARQAAILYEQTVENAFREVSDALSNVRLAADAEQDLAARVTQARNALRLATMRYEAGYSAYLEVLDAQRTVNEAQLAAARNRQIFLGFTVDLMSALGGGWTPYH
- the cydB gene encoding cytochrome d ubiquinol oxidase subunit II encodes the protein MDLLPLLWAIVILFGIMMYVVMDGFDLGIGILFPFFPEKADRDVMMNTVAPIWDGNETWLVLGGAGLLAAFPLAYSVILSAFYLPLILMLIGLIFRGVAFEFRFKARPGRRRAWDKSFAAGSFVAAFFQGVTLGGFVQGVPVRDNAYAGGAFDWITPFAVFSGFGLCVAYALLGATWLVMKTEGPLQAQMRSIARYLVWALLAFIGGISIWTPLIEASIAQRWFAFPNLLWLSPVPLLVAATTWLLLRELRRDAHASPFVLTLGMIFLGYLGLGISIWPNVIPYQVSIWDAAGPRLSMGFALIGTLFIVPIILFYTAWSYWVFRGKVRPGEGYH
- a CDS encoding multidrug efflux RND transporter permease subunit; translation: MGNFSRFFIERPIFASVIAIIITLAGVVASQVLPVAQYPEIAPPTVTISATYPGASAETLAKTVAAPIEEQLSGVENMVYFTSSAAADGTISITATFEVGTDVDKAVFQLNNRVEVALPRLPEEVRRNGVVVRKRSNDILLVVGMLSPSGEREAVYLADYATVNLIDELKRVPGVGDVNLFGSGYAMRIWLQPDRMARLGVTPTDIANAIRAQNQQYAAGTIGAEPAPPGQAITYTVTARGRLVRAEEFANIVVRAGGPAGVLRIKDVARVELGARTYDTATTVDGKPAAGMAVYLQTGANALEVSAAVKARMRELSTAFPTGVDYLIPFDTTRVVEASINEVVVTLAEAAVLVLLVVFIFLQSWRATLIPMIAVPVSLIGTFAGLYMLGFSINTLTLFAMVLAVGIVVDDAIVVLENVERLMREQQMPAKRAAIESMHEVSGAVLAIVLVLAAVFIPVAFLGGIAGQLYKQFAVTVAIAVGLSGLTALTLTPALCALLLKAGHHESRLFHPFNAGFAKLTALFLWFVNAALRHRLLAGLAFAGFVAAAVLLFARVPGSFVPPEDQGYLISAINLPDGATLQRTAATGARLQQELAKEPAVDHIFVVPGRGFIGGGNKPNTGTSFILLKDWDEREKTAPQLAADITQMGRTFSDGMVLGFNPPAIRGLGTAGGLELYVQSRAGSDARALAQVVQSFTAALSEHPQLQNINTFYRPSVPQLLVEVNLEQAMALGVPVNDVFDALTSTMGTLYVNDFNMSGRTYRVQLQADAPYRAQPDDLGRVHVRSETTGEMIPLKAFLHTTDVVGPEQVERYNGFLAAKVLGAGKPGVSSGEAIAAVEQVAAQVLPAGYTMEWTAQAYQEKRTGAASIFAFGFAIVMVYLILAALYERWRLPAAVVLAVPFAVLGALSLVWLRGMENDIYFQIGLVVLIGLAAKNAILIVEFAQQGLLAGMAPVEAAVQAARLRFRPIVMTSIAFVFGVLPLAIASGAGAAARRSMGTGVVGGMLVATFVATIFVPLFFTVFARRRKMGEAPDSESAPQALQEPR
- a CDS encoding DUF2474 family protein yields the protein MRKKVCVPISPIWRQRVAWLVGLWLAGVAVLGLIALLLRIVMRLAGLSS
- a CDS encoding cytochrome ubiquinol oxidase subunit I produces the protein MPEFDALLLARIQFAFTISFHIIFPALTIGLASYLAVLEGRWLVTKNEVYRDLYHFWLKIFAVAFGMGVVSGIVMAYQFGTNWSEFSRVAGGIVGPLLAYEVLTAFFLEAGFLGVMLFGWNRVGPGLHFLATVMVALGSVVSAFWILASNSWMHTPQGHAIVDGVVVPVDWLQVIFNPSFPFRFTHMVTAAYLATALVVGAAAAWHLLRGDDTAPVRKMFSMAMWMIFCTAPIQAVIGDFHGLNTLEHQPAKLAAIEGHWQNRPGEGVPLILVGWPDMAREQTRFALEVPNLGSLILTHTWDGQFPGLKEFPPEDRPNSTIVFWTFRVMVGLGVLMITLGLWSVCLRRGGRLYRSRAFLRFATWMGSAGLVAILAGWFTTEIGRQPWLVYGMMRTAQGVSAHGAGQVGLTLALFVIVYFVVFGAGTIYALRLIRHGPKLHEGETPVLGGPGQPRQAMRPLSAAAADPDAPSSRDPGMETT
- a CDS encoding aldo/keto reductase, yielding MNRRPLGRSGIEIAPLVFGGNVFGWTADKATSHALLDRFVAAGLDAIDTADVYSRWVPGNQGGESETIIGEWLAASPRRRDQVVIITKAGSDKGLAGKRVLEAAEASLKRLRTDRIDVYLAHKPDPRTPIDETLRAFEQLMRQGKVRVIGSSNDSAAQLRQALDVAAGQGLPRFEVQQPEYNLYDRSGYEGALRDLCIAEGIGVITYYSLASGFLSGKYRSSADLNLSVRGAGVRRHLDARGVRILAALDEVARAHAAKPAEVALAWLIARKGVTAPIASATSIEQLESLVRATELTLAPEEIDRLTAASD